Genomic DNA from Triplophysa rosa linkage group LG6, Trosa_1v2, whole genome shotgun sequence:
AGCTTGTTCTTGAGGTGGTCCAGAGCAACAGCAAAGTCGCCGTACACACTCTCCCCGACCACGGTGGGGTGGAAGTGCCGAGACATGGGGTTTTCTGAGATGTCATAATACGAGAGCACAGAGTCCAGGATGATCTGGAAAGAGTCTACACTGAACTCGAACTGCCTGCGGATCGAGTCCACAAATTTAAGTTCCACGTTGCGGCCATTGTTGTTGGATAAGGAGATGAGGGACCAGCGGTCCTGCTCCGTGTAGACTTTGACCAGCTTCTGGACATAGGCCTCCTTCAGGGTCATGGGAGTGATCTTCTCTTTGTTCACTCCCTCAGGCAGAAAGTCCAACAAAGTGCTCAAAACCACATCTTTGATGACCTGGAACTCCTCCTCCCGAGGAAGGTTCACCCTGAAGATCACGTCCAGGTCTTTGTAGCTCCAGCCAATGTCCTTTACCAGCACGTGGCTGGCTGTAGAACCATTCAGGCGAATGTCTTTCACTGTAATGCCCCTCAGCTCTAGGCGGTTTCTTACCCTCTGTACAATATCCTTCAGCCGGACCTCCAGGGTAGGAAAGTTGCCACGGCCATGAACCGGCACCGCCTCTGTTAGCACATCATTCAGGCGGCTCACTTGCTCCCAGGTAAGCACACTTTGAGACTCACTTTCACTGTTGGAGGAGGCTGAGGCCATGCTTTCCATTTTTGCAGTTTCCTGGGATacaacagaaacacacaaaaaaaacacattttagacCATGTAtaattatcaaaatgttttcaatcTTAACGTTAAAAAGCTTTAAACGTGTCAAACCGGTGACAATGTACAGATGTAAAAATGCTGTGccttaaatgaactaaaaccaGATGGGCAACAGAGTCATTTAAAGATAAAGAAACGTAACATTAAACAGTTCACGCTCACTAGTAGCGGAAAAGTTAACAATGACTATCGGGCTTTCCAGAAGGCCAAACAAGCGCTCGAGAGCTCACAGCATTTACAAGGTTGTGCTGATCGAACACATGATTCATCAAAACCAGCTCAAACTTTAAAAAGACATCGTGGTACACAACGAGTCACTCAAAATGACTCCATATTAACCTAATTTTCGTTGGCTTAAAGATGCAGGTTCTCCACGCTCACGCGAAACTTAAATCGTTGAAAACTTTGTAAGTTACGTTAGAATCAACGCAGATAAATAAATACGCTCGAGAACTCGCAGCATTTATAAGGCTGTGCTGATCGAACACATGATTCATCAAAACCAGCTTAAACTTTAAAAAGACATCGTGGTACACGAGTCACTCAAAATGACTCCATATTAACCTGATTTTCGTTGGCTTAAAGATGCAGGTTCTCCACGCTCACGCGAAACTTAAATCGTTGAAAACTTTGTAAGTTACGTTAGAATAAACGCAGATAAACAAATACGCACGAACAAACGCCACGCTCCAAGCAATCGCAACGAGACATTTAACGTTAATCCGAATTAATTCATAAAACCCAATCATTCAAAAGAGAACGCACGTGATAGAACGACAGAGCCACGATGTACACTAGGACAAACAAGACAACATTTCTGAATTTAAGCCGAGTGCCGAACTGAAATGAAAACCCTCTTTATGCATTCATATCACACAACCAAACGCGCTTATTTGAAGTTATAAACAAGGAACAGCTTCGACCTACTGTTCTCAGTAAATCCACCTCAAGTGCTCAGCAACGTGGTAGGCACAAAGTAGGGGATGTCAAATGAGGTTTAGCAGCTACACCTTCATCCATCCGTACAGCAACACGCACAAAATGCCAGAGCTTCAGTTCTGAAGAGCTCACACGCGCGCGCCTCTTATAAGACGAAGAGCTACTAGCCAGAAACAACCAGATTCTCCAGACCTCCACTGCGCACTATTTTTCGCAAGCCTGGTCAGCAACACGTGGATTacgtataaaaatatttaattggtTTAAAAAGAACACATATATCCCCGTTGTACTTACCAACACTAACATACCAGCCTCTACAATATATGGACTGAGGATCTATAGAATTCAAAAACACACGGCGTTCTACTTGTAAGTATCAATGCGCCGCCGACGCTTGTGATTGGCTAAAGAGGTTTTTGTGTTGCCAGGTGACCGCAGGCACGTGGCGAATGTGACGTTCGAATTTTGCAAAGTGGCTGAAACGTAAAACTAACTAAAACAAGCGTATATCTATATATAACTTTTAAAGATAAGTTAAATTATTTCTGTCAGTACAGTGTCTGTTCATGAAATTTATTAGTTTAATTACCGTTTGTTGAGATTTTATTGACAATGACATATGGAAAACATATGGCAGATAAAAAGTATTGTTGCCTGATGAATGTCAATGACCTTAAATGCTGTTAAATACTTAAATAgtgtaaaatgcatttataattataatcatatattaatattactttACTTTAATATTACAGGTAAAACTTGTTATTCTACCCATGGGTTaattatgcaaaaaaaatccaaaatatgttgttctttaaaaaatctagGTTATTTTACGAATGTAGGTGTGCTGCAAAACAGTTTCCACACACAAGTCTTTTTtgttaataataactaaaaacatgcacaaattaatactattcttgttttttttaacagttaGATCTTTGAGATGCTCACTAATCATCTTTGCATCTTTACATGTGGTCtataaaaaattatttacatGTGGTGAATTTGTGATTGGAAGGTTTGAGGGTGTAATGTAAgcacttaaaaatgaatgattggGTGTAGGAGTAGTGCCTGGGGAAACTACAAGACCATAAAACTAACATAAGTACATGCTTCTGAGTAAATCAGACCCGGGGCAGCTTCCAGGGGATGTACGGGGAAATTTCTTACTGTTTGCTATTTCACCTTTCTTCTGTCTCTCAGACTGTCTTTATCAGTGAGGAGGATGTAAATTACGGTGCGAAACAGGACATTATTGCTTAATCGGATGTGAGAAAACACCAGGTTTATGTGATAGGTCTGAAACAGCATGACATTTGTGAATGACTAAGATAAAGAAACTGGATAGGAAAAACGTTCCTAACTGTTGTGTGTTAATCTAACATGACGTCAGTAACTTGCAGACAATTTCACTGCAATACCACATGTTACCCCCAATACATTTTTTACCCTGAAGAGAAAGTAAAATTCGACTTTCGCCTGAAGTAAAATACAGCAAAGAATGCTTGACATTCTCTTCAGTCTTTTGTGACAAGTGTACCATATTAAGATGTTGCTGCaaagattaaaatatttattaggtGATAAACCAAAGTTTGTTCAAGCAGGATTATGTAGGCCTATTTACATAACACAAATTGGATGAAAGACGGGTGCTACTTAAGAGAATGAAAATGAGTTATGACAgtgtgtttatataacatttaacAAGAAGGTTTATTTCCCTAACTCGTCTTTTTCTTAGTTGTTTTTAAGAACTTGCTGACCTTGTCAAAGATACACAAATTCTAAAGGAGAATATAATTCTAGCGCTCTTTCAAGAGTTTGTcaccacacaacacaaaatGGTCAGCTAAAGCAAAATTTTATTATTACtaatatttcattgttttatagtagatgtttttaatatttaaaaaaactcatGACAAATGCTATGATTTTCATGCCCAGATGGATATAATGGAATAGCCTAAATAAACTTCACAGAAAGAGCACTGAATTGAATAAAAATTAAGAGATGTTTTGTTCAAAGAGAATGCCATTCAGTTTGTGAGGAGGGGCAATGCCACCTGCTGCAGCTGGGCTCATTGCCAAGTGGAAATGACTCACTGTCAATGCCACGGATGGTTAACCTGCAGccattaacacattaaacacaCTGGAGGagacgcacacacgcacatacgagccattaacacattaaacacTCCACTACGTTTGTGGACATCcacacaattgtttttttccccTTTCTATCAGCCTGATGACTCACAGTGACATTCATAATCCTCTCTTTCCCGTGACATCAGCAAGCCTCTTGGGATCTATTGATTAAAATTCTGAGCTCcctgaaagacaaaaacacGAAGCACAGGATCTCCTGCATCCATGGAGGGATTGTTGGGATGTATTTCAAGGAATGGATCACCCcaaaataataactaaaaaattgCCTTCGTTccctcaccctcatgtcattctgaaACCACATTACTTTTTTCCTTATACCTGAGGAATTTGGACAAAATGGTCACACTGCTGCATGCAATAAAAGTATTTGCTGTCAAAAAATGACCTAAAAGCCCCCAAAACTGCATAATTATGTACTATGACAGTAGTATGACTCATATATTCAtacattataaatacatataataccACTATGCGCATAAACATATTTGGTGTGTCACAATCACGTACGAGACAATCGGGAGACAACAACGCCATCAATGAAGTCAAACCTGACATACACGCTTCATTATTTcctattttaatatattaatgtaaagagataataatgaataattttgGACATAtacagcttttgtatgacacttgccgtgcttttcatttttagaGCCTGGGAGAAACAATGTAGACATACTGTGAGATTTCCTCTTTTCAGTTCATGGTTGATAAACATCATAGATAATAATTttttactctcaaaaaaggtaCCGTGACTcatgatatacagtacagtaagcAGAGTGACCAAGTGACAAGGCTGTTTTGTACTGCAGTAACACAATAAAGCCTAACAATCACCATACAGTAAGTGAGACTCTGGGAAATACTATCGCTTCGGTCCCCTGGAGTGCCATTTACTTCCTTATAGATATTTACAGTCATGAAACGTGACatagtttctttatttttagcttTATTAGTAACTGTAGCTCATTATTTACAGAAACAGGATCGTTTGGCCTCTCGTTTCATTCTGCTCTCTCACCCTTCAAGACACGCAAagcaaacagcattatttgtttttttaaaacaatatagccattataaaaaaatactttaaagatGTCTATCCCAAGCAACAGCATGCAGTATATTCTGAACATGTGTAATTGATCTAAAACAACAATTATTGTAAAAATACggtgaaaaaacatgtttatcttgaatgttgaatttttttagtaaatattGAAAATGGGTCTCACAAACATCAGTAGATTGATCACATTGTATAAATCACAATAAAGATCGtagttctttttttaatttaggaCTGCCTTGAAGAAGCTGCATAGCATAACATATTTGATGAgaattcaaaataataaatttaTGCAAAACGTTTGATTTTTAACGATGCATCTTAAATCTTTGAGCATCAACAACTGCTGGTAGGTTTTTGTGGGCAGGAGTCCATCAGTTGTCTTAAGTGGAAAATCTGGATGTcaacaccattgaccaccaagGGAAAGAGCTCAAATGTgtagagcatgctgggaaacaaAAACTTACAGTACCAGGAAAATTATGTCAGAAATACTGGACACTTTTACTCCTTATAATAAGCCAGAGACTTATAAGCAGAACTACATATTCAagtaccatttaaaaaaatatagtgTCCCATTTGATCTAAAAACAATTGTTCATCAGCTCGAAGTAATGCAACATTAACTAgtaatactctctctctctcactctgtgcCTCTGTATAAATGGTTTGGTATTATTAGTACaagttgccaattgacctaccTGGATCACAGTGACCTTGGCACGTTGTGTTGCTGTGCACACTTGCAGTGTGCCAGTTTCTCCAGCGTATCTCTCATTGCCTTCTAACAGAGTTGTTGAAACAGTGGCCTAACATGACCCTTAGCTAGTCCCCAAATTTGACAGGAACAATGATGATAATCCgtctataaaaaaataaatgtaatatattattaaGTCTTTAAAGGTTCGGCCAATTGTTTACTGTTGACACATTTTCTGTTACTTGAAGACAGAAATGCAGAATTATACTAATGACATATTTACTTAAACCTAGCATTTACTAATAAGAAAATTATTGGTCACTAACAATAATGTTGGTATTACCATGCATTTCAGAAATGTACCATGATAATATTGTGGTATGTGGTAGAGACCAGGGACACTTTCAGGTACTAGGGAGCAACCATCACACTAAAGTTTAATTATATAAGATAATGACACTTAATGGGCATGTTAATTTTGAGAAAACAATCTGATAATTATGTCTCATAAAATTGTGTCTTGACAGCTGAAAGAATTATAAAACAAGTAACACAATGACTTCTtgtattcaattcaatattgtgaATCTCAGTCTGTTAATGATACCTTTGGCACATTTGtttgtcatattaaaatatgacaGCTGCATCTATAGTGTTATGAAGgtaaatgttaaaaacagtTCTGGTCTTCCAGAAACATGTTAATACAATGACACATGCGTATGGTAACTATTCAGCACCATTTTATTACCGTTAAACACATCACTGTACCATGTCATACAGATACGGCACtactttgtaaatatttgtatgtatattcattcattttaagcATAGTCTCGTCACAGTTTACATCTACAAAAAATCACTGTCAGTCATTTAGCAATATGTATGTGGACAGAAATCAGTAAACAAGGAACTCTGAGGAACATCTGTTTAGCAGATGAGATGACAGGGTCAGATGACGTCAGCAGGGTTGCTGAAAAAGGGCAAAGGGCCCCGGTTGATGACCTCCTGAGTTCTGCTTTTGCCACCCGTCCATCCGGACCTGCTGCTGCTGTCAGACAAATCACCAAAGTGACAGAGGCAAACTGACAGCGGAAgaccacaaaacaaacaaacaaaaacattctgcATTCAAATCTGTTGTCTCTGCCAAAGAGAGAACAACAACATTGTCATGGGGTAAAGGGGTATTGTGTAATGCGCCAGGACCAGTTCACCACGACCTATATCAAAGTGTACTGCCAAGAGCCAAGGAGCGTGCGGGTCCTaaaacaaatatactgtatgtagacaTGCTTCTTTAGATATAACTTTCCTTGGAAACACAATTTACGTCCTGATATCTTGGGACATTAAGATTTCTAATCCTCATGAACAGAACTGAATAGTAAAAATGGTCTTTAAATGCGCTAGTAAGACAAGACTTCTTTTATTCTGTTCACTTTTTGTAACATCTTTATTGAATTTGTGTAGCATTTTAAACATATAtacaattattgtttttttgttcagtaaaaatacaaatacagaacaCAGCTTGTCCAAACCCACCCAGCAACAACAGAGAAGAATGTTAGCCTGGGCTTCTCTTGTTATAAGTCAAAGCGATGTTACTGGGAGAAAGGAAAGCAATGAAACAGAACCAGCAATATACCACTGCTGCCATCTAGAGGAAAGGAGTTGTTTGGACATGATCAGAGTGATACAGAGTGAGAAGGTAAGAGCATGGAAATTGATGAAAGTATAGAAAATAAGCAACAGTGGAGGGAGGACCTAAAGCAAAAGGTTACGAACAGAAAGGCCCTTCAGTGGAGTCAATGACAGAGACACCCAACATCCATCCATTTGGTGCATAAACCAAAGGA
This window encodes:
- the tent5c gene encoding terminal nucleotidyltransferase 5C isoform X2 is translated as MESMASASSNSESESQSVLTWEQVSRLNDVLTEAVPVHGRGNFPTLEVRLKDIVQRVRNRLELRGITVKDIRLNGSTASHVLVKDIGWSYKDLDVIFRVNLPREEEFQVIKDVVLSTLLDFLPEGVNKEKITPMTLKEAYVQKLVKVYTEQDRWSLISLSNNNGRNVELKFVDSIRRQFEFSVDSFQIILDSVLSYYDISENPMSRHFHPTVVGESVYGDFAVALDHLKNKLIATKRPEEIRGGGLLKYCNLLVRDFRPTDEEEFKALERYMCSRFFIDFPDIGEQQRKLEAYLQSHFVGEEKNKYNYLMILRRVVNESTVCLMGHERRQTLNLISLTAFRVLAEQNAIPDASSVTCYYQPAPYVRDLNFNNYYVASCNQSIPTWLPCNYETKLCLFIEIQNASWPESRIFGRNGYFPL
- the tent5c gene encoding terminal nucleotidyltransferase 5C isoform X1 — protein: MLVLETAKMESMASASSNSESESQSVLTWEQVSRLNDVLTEAVPVHGRGNFPTLEVRLKDIVQRVRNRLELRGITVKDIRLNGSTASHVLVKDIGWSYKDLDVIFRVNLPREEEFQVIKDVVLSTLLDFLPEGVNKEKITPMTLKEAYVQKLVKVYTEQDRWSLISLSNNNGRNVELKFVDSIRRQFEFSVDSFQIILDSVLSYYDISENPMSRHFHPTVVGESVYGDFAVALDHLKNKLIATKRPEEIRGGGLLKYCNLLVRDFRPTDEEEFKALERYMCSRFFIDFPDIGEQQRKLEAYLQSHFVGEEKNKYNYLMILRRVVNESTVCLMGHERRQTLNLISLTAFRVLAEQNAIPDASSVTCYYQPAPYVRDLNFNNYYVASCNQSIPTWLPCNYETKLCLFIEIQNASWPESRIFGRNGYFPL